In Ascaphus truei isolate aAscTru1 chromosome 5, aAscTru1.hap1, whole genome shotgun sequence, one genomic interval encodes:
- the RNF181 gene encoding E3 ubiquitin-protein ligase RNF181 isoform X1 — protein sequence MDPLLLSMASYFDEHNCEPTVPEEQYRQNALLELARSLLGGMDIDFGPMDFTDWDHRLPPPASKTVVENLPRVIVTPEQADTALKCPVCLLEFEEGETVRRLPCEHLFHSACILPWLGKTNSCPLCRDELPTDIPEYEEYKQDKVRRQQREHRLEYLHGAMYT from the exons ATCCGCTTCTGCTCTCCATGGCCTCATACTTCGATGAACATAACTGTGAACCTACGGTTCCTGAGGAGCAGTATCGTCAGAACGCCCTATTAGAGTTGGCCAG gaGTCTCCTCGGTGGGATGGATATTGACTTTGGGCCGATGGATTTCACAGACTGGGATCATCGGCTGCCTCCTCCGGCCTCCAAAACGGTTGTGGAGAATTTGCCAAGAGTGATAGTGACACCAGAGCAGGCAG ATACTGCCCTGAAGTGCCCTGTGTGTTTGCTGGAGTttgaggagggagagacagtgaggcgCTTACCTTGTGAACACCTCTTCCACTCCGCCTGCATCCTGCCCTGGCTCGGGAAG ACAAATTCATGCCCCCTGTGCAGAGATGAGTTGCCCACAGACATCCCAGAGTACGAGGAATACAAACAGGACAAG GTTCGCAGGCAGCAGAGAGAGCATCGCCTGGAATATCTGCACGGAGCTATGTACACGTGA
- the RNF181 gene encoding E3 ubiquitin-protein ligase RNF181 isoform X3 — MDPLLLSMASYFDEHNCEPTVPEEQYRQNALLELARSLLGGMDIDFGPMDFTDWDHRLPPPASKTVVENLPRVIVTPEQADTALKCPVCLLEFEEGETVRRLPCEHLFHSACILPWLGKVRRQQREHRLEYLHGAMYT; from the exons ATCCGCTTCTGCTCTCCATGGCCTCATACTTCGATGAACATAACTGTGAACCTACGGTTCCTGAGGAGCAGTATCGTCAGAACGCCCTATTAGAGTTGGCCAG gaGTCTCCTCGGTGGGATGGATATTGACTTTGGGCCGATGGATTTCACAGACTGGGATCATCGGCTGCCTCCTCCGGCCTCCAAAACGGTTGTGGAGAATTTGCCAAGAGTGATAGTGACACCAGAGCAGGCAG ATACTGCCCTGAAGTGCCCTGTGTGTTTGCTGGAGTttgaggagggagagacagtgaggcgCTTACCTTGTGAACACCTCTTCCACTCCGCCTGCATCCTGCCCTGGCTCGGGAAG GTTCGCAGGCAGCAGAGAGAGCATCGCCTGGAATATCTGCACGGAGCTATGTACACGTGA
- the TMEM150A gene encoding transmembrane protein 150A, with the protein MTGWIVLPISLTAFSIPGIWIVYAMAVMNHHVCPVENWTYNLTCSGDTTKQGTPKSCCTLEDVPLISKCGTYPPESCLFSLIGNVGAFMVVMICVLRYGQVIELSHGSWLNTVALVAGCTNAAGLVMVGNFQVDHAKSLHYIGAGVAFPAGLLFVCLHCILTYHLAISVLDFWVGHLRVSLTTVALISLVLSGVFFIHDGFLLQHLAAICEWIFVLDILVFYGTFTYEFGSVSTDTMVAALQSSTARSCKSPGSSSTSTHLNCNPESIAMI; encoded by the exons ATGACCGGCTGGATTGTCCTCCCAATCAGCCTGACTGCGTTTTCTATCCCTGGGATATGGATTGT ATATGCCATGGCTGTAATGAACCATCATGTGTGCCCTGTGGAAAACTG GACATACAACCTGACGTGCTCCGGTGACACCACAAAGCAGGGGACCCCCAAATCCTGCTGCACCCTGGAAGATGTTCCACTCATCAG TAAGTGTGGGACGTACCCCCCCGAGAGCTGCCTCTTCAGTCTGATCGGTAACGTCGGAGCGTTTATGG TGGTGATGATCTGTGTGCTGAGATACGGTCAAGTGATTGAGCTCAGTCATGGCTCCTGGCTGAACACTGTGGCTCTGGTCGCTGGCTGCACCAATGCTGCTGGACTAGTCATGGTGGGAAACTtccag GTGGATCATGCCAAGTCTCTGCATTACATTGGGGCGGGGGTGGCGTTCCCAGCCGGTCTACTTTTTGTGTGCCTGCACTGCATCCTCACCTATCACCTGGCGATCAGTGTGCTGGACTTCTGGGTGGGGCATCTGCGTGTCAGTCTGACCACTGTGGCCTTAATATCCCTCGTCTTGA GTGGGGTGTTTTTTATCCACGacggcttcctcctgcagcacctaGCTGCTATCTGTGAGTGGATCTTTGTCCTGGACATCCTGGTTTTCTACGGGACCTTCACCTACGAGTTTGGCTCGGTCTCTACTGACACCATGGTGGCTGCACTGCAGAGCTCCACTGCTCGTAGCTGCAAGTCTCCTGGGAGCAGCAGCACCTCCACCCACCTCAACTGCAACCCTGAAAGTATTGCCATGATTTGA
- the RNF181 gene encoding E3 ubiquitin-protein ligase RNF181 isoform X2 yields the protein MASYFDEHNCEPTVPEEQYRQNALLELARSLLGGMDIDFGPMDFTDWDHRLPPPASKTVVENLPRVIVTPEQADTALKCPVCLLEFEEGETVRRLPCEHLFHSACILPWLGKTNSCPLCRDELPTDIPEYEEYKQDKVRRQQREHRLEYLHGAMYT from the exons ATGGCCTCATACTTCGATGAACATAACTGTGAACCTACGGTTCCTGAGGAGCAGTATCGTCAGAACGCCCTATTAGAGTTGGCCAG gaGTCTCCTCGGTGGGATGGATATTGACTTTGGGCCGATGGATTTCACAGACTGGGATCATCGGCTGCCTCCTCCGGCCTCCAAAACGGTTGTGGAGAATTTGCCAAGAGTGATAGTGACACCAGAGCAGGCAG ATACTGCCCTGAAGTGCCCTGTGTGTTTGCTGGAGTttgaggagggagagacagtgaggcgCTTACCTTGTGAACACCTCTTCCACTCCGCCTGCATCCTGCCCTGGCTCGGGAAG ACAAATTCATGCCCCCTGTGCAGAGATGAGTTGCCCACAGACATCCCAGAGTACGAGGAATACAAACAGGACAAG GTTCGCAGGCAGCAGAGAGAGCATCGCCTGGAATATCTGCACGGAGCTATGTACACGTGA